In one Saccharibacillus brassicae genomic region, the following are encoded:
- a CDS encoding glycoside hydrolase family 32 protein codes for MTMQITKPDHRGEYHFSPKEKWMNDPNGMVFFDGEYHLFFQHHPFGDTWGPMHWGHAVTRDLIRWEELPIALEPDEHGTIFSGSAVVDWQNTTGFFPDEPGLVAIFTHHLERPDAPVVQTQSLAYSTDKGRTWIKYAGNPVLERADLPDFRDPKVFRHEPSGQWIMVVACGQIVSLYRSPDLKQWTWTSDFGQGIGSHDGVWECPDLFELHVDGDPTKSRWVMLVSIGDGGSGSEGSRTQYFVGGFDGETFTPDEASQQVRWLDHGRDNYAGVSWSDIPDEDGRRLYLGWMSNWRYANQTPTDGWRGAMTIARELTLETVDGADTLMQRPARELEEARVPVLELADVTLAGLRLALEPLRLGSFELEVRAESGRSFGFVLREGDSCGTPVGFDAEAGELYIDRTQSGECGFHADFAGRHAARTAQPGSEAGAAAMRERGVTAMQSESGVAERQAADSAAAVSETQAGVQPGADSETKPGMQSGVDSETELRIFVDRSSVEVFEGGGRLVMTDLIFPSGQSDRLSVFAGDESTVFRFVRISRIAGSNGEA; via the coding sequence ATGACGATGCAAATAACGAAGCCCGACCATCGGGGCGAGTACCATTTTTCCCCCAAAGAGAAGTGGATGAACGATCCCAACGGCATGGTATTTTTCGACGGCGAATACCATTTGTTTTTCCAGCATCATCCGTTTGGCGATACATGGGGCCCGATGCACTGGGGACATGCGGTCACGCGCGACCTGATCCGTTGGGAAGAACTGCCGATCGCGCTGGAACCCGACGAGCACGGTACGATTTTCTCGGGCAGCGCCGTGGTGGACTGGCAGAATACGACCGGATTTTTCCCGGACGAACCGGGTCTGGTCGCGATCTTCACCCATCATCTGGAACGCCCGGACGCGCCGGTCGTGCAGACCCAGAGTCTCGCTTACAGCACCGACAAAGGCCGCACCTGGATCAAATACGCAGGCAATCCGGTGCTTGAACGCGCGGACCTGCCCGATTTCCGCGATCCCAAAGTGTTCCGGCACGAACCGAGCGGACAATGGATCATGGTCGTCGCCTGCGGTCAGATCGTCTCGCTGTACCGCTCGCCCGATCTCAAGCAGTGGACGTGGACCAGTGATTTCGGTCAGGGCATCGGTTCGCATGACGGCGTATGGGAATGCCCGGATCTGTTCGAACTGCACGTCGACGGCGACCCTACCAAGAGCCGCTGGGTGATGCTGGTCAGTATCGGCGACGGGGGAAGCGGATCGGAAGGTTCGCGGACGCAGTATTTCGTCGGCGGGTTCGACGGCGAGACGTTCACTCCGGACGAAGCTTCACAGCAGGTGCGCTGGCTCGATCACGGCCGCGACAACTATGCCGGCGTCAGCTGGTCGGACATTCCGGACGAAGACGGCAGACGGCTGTACCTCGGCTGGATGAGCAACTGGCGCTATGCGAACCAGACGCCGACCGACGGCTGGCGCGGCGCGATGACCATCGCGCGGGAGCTGACGCTTGAGACGGTGGACGGCGCAGATACGCTGATGCAGCGTCCGGCGCGGGAACTGGAAGAAGCGCGCGTGCCGGTGCTGGAACTTGCGGACGTGACGCTGGCCGGGCTGCGCCTTGCGCTTGAGCCGCTGCGGCTGGGCAGCTTCGAACTGGAAGTCCGGGCCGAAAGCGGACGCTCGTTCGGATTCGTGCTGCGCGAAGGCGACAGCTGCGGAACGCCCGTCGGCTTCGACGCGGAAGCCGGCGAACTGTACATCGACCGTACGCAGTCGGGCGAGTGCGGCTTCCACGCGGACTTCGCGGGAAGACATGCGGCGCGTACGGCGCAGCCGGGCAGCGAAGCGGGGGCTGCGGCCATGCGCGAACGGGGCGTTACGGCCATGCAGAGCGAATCGGGCGTTGCAGAAAGGCAGGCTGCGGACAGCGCAGCGGCTGTGTCGGAGACGCAGGCAGGCGTGCAGCCTGGGGCCGATTCGGAGACGAAGCCAGGCATGCAGTCTGGGGTCGATTCGGAGACGGAGCTGCGGATTTTCGTCGACCGGTCTTCGGTCGAAGTGTTCGAAGGCGGCGGTCGCCTCGTCATGACGGACCTGATCTTCCCAAGTGGGCAGTCGGACCGGCTGTCGGTCTTCGCGGGCGACGAGTCCACGGTATTCCGCTTCGTGCGGATCAGCCGGATTGCGGGCTCGAACGGGGAGGCGTGA
- a CDS encoding GH32 C-terminal domain-containing protein: MNTKKTAFSLLCAVLLLGVLPTGGFRAEAAESAPTAAQEPIWNSNFESAIISEGIWTADDRGIRGTASGGSAAAKMYATSAADRLVFTGDLSPGSADTSAGLVFLAGGDGTGGYAALLEREQGRVRARLIGPGGAELAESAVTYPSEDGAKHRLEIVVEDGRASLHVDGYAEAALEAGGMPSGIQPGGQSAGLTVIRGTAVFQDTYMTPMPEYYGESYRPAYHYSPPRGSASDPNGMIFYQGEYHLFHQDGGRWAHAVSSDMLHWKSLPLALEWNDLGHIWSGSAIADPDNVSGLFDGSPDGGGLIAYYTSYNPEAPGGNQRIGLAYSSDRGRTWHYPQDRPIVIENPGKNGDDPGNWDFRDPKVVRDEARDRWVMVVSGGDHIRFFTSKNLTDWTLTDNFGYGDYVRGGVWECPDLFPLPVDGTGEIRWVLMISTGANPATEGSDAEYFVGQLTDDGKFVNDNAAGQVLKTDWGKEFYASSSFAEAPDGRVVTMAWMTNWDYPFAFPTIGWKGVLSLPRELSLTHTAEGVRLVQRPIGELDGLRRELRAIGETTVSADAPNPLQGLSAGAYEIEAELELPAGGAAADSFGFRVREGGGQHTDIAYSVDESKLSVDRSASGTTDFSPLFDLRQEAELRPDNGTVKLRIFVDESSVEVFAGDGQVVFSDLIFPDAARRGMSFYAEGGEVRIRSLNVYALDSVWTKQAGDELVLDTAQVDMGLNEVRTLSAAARTSSSAEAPLNWSSSDPSVLSVTAGPDGSAVLRSVAPGEAAVTVSAPSGAAASVTVVVHGGEFATNLGPLKHAPSAAAWIVAEDGLRGSYSGDTTAMSKRTAGDFIYEATVKLGDGGGAASLLFRADAAGGSGYYLNLDPNMDAVRLFYKINGSFAERQVLGSFPAPIVSGGTYALKVQAKGPRIRAWLDGQPVLDVQDGTFASGQVGLHAFGGRASFQNARLTRTSAAKLDRFALINRESALALAPAGAARGSAVGLQQSEPKTAPLWTAVPTGDAAGSVSLRTPAGQALDLDIGRGTLQLYDYLGYDNQRWIVRKKGGQTFLLNAANGLALTSGSGGKPILTEYDPDNRAQQWKFKK; encoded by the coding sequence ATGAATACGAAAAAAACGGCTTTTTCGCTGCTGTGCGCGGTGCTGCTGCTGGGCGTGCTGCCGACAGGCGGGTTTCGGGCGGAAGCGGCCGAATCGGCGCCGACGGCCGCGCAGGAACCGATTTGGAACTCTAATTTTGAGAGCGCTATCATCAGTGAAGGAATCTGGACCGCCGATGACCGCGGCATCCGGGGAACAGCGTCAGGCGGCTCCGCCGCGGCGAAGATGTATGCGACATCCGCTGCCGACCGTCTCGTATTTACGGGCGATCTGTCGCCCGGTTCGGCGGATACGTCCGCCGGACTGGTCTTTCTCGCCGGCGGCGACGGGACGGGCGGCTACGCGGCGCTGCTGGAGCGGGAGCAGGGCCGCGTGCGGGCCCGGCTGATCGGGCCGGGCGGAGCCGAACTCGCCGAATCGGCCGTCACGTATCCGAGCGAAGACGGCGCCAAGCATCGGCTGGAGATCGTCGTCGAAGACGGCCGGGCCAGCCTGCACGTCGACGGCTATGCGGAAGCGGCGCTCGAAGCCGGCGGGATGCCGTCCGGTATTCAGCCCGGCGGACAGTCCGCCGGACTGACGGTAATTCGCGGCACGGCCGTTTTCCAGGATACGTACATGACGCCGATGCCGGAGTATTACGGAGAGTCCTATCGTCCCGCTTACCATTATTCGCCGCCGCGCGGTTCGGCCAGCGATCCCAACGGCATGATTTTCTATCAAGGCGAATACCATCTGTTCCATCAGGACGGCGGACGTTGGGCGCATGCGGTCAGCTCCGACATGCTGCATTGGAAAAGCCTGCCGCTGGCGCTGGAATGGAACGATCTCGGCCATATCTGGTCCGGTTCCGCGATCGCCGATCCGGATAACGTCTCCGGCTTGTTCGACGGCTCGCCGGACGGCGGCGGCCTGATCGCGTATTACACGTCCTACAATCCCGAAGCGCCGGGCGGCAACCAGCGGATCGGCCTCGCCTACAGTTCCGACCGCGGCCGGACATGGCATTACCCGCAGGACCGCCCGATCGTGATCGAGAACCCGGGCAAGAACGGCGACGATCCGGGGAACTGGGATTTTCGCGATCCCAAAGTCGTCCGCGACGAAGCCCGCGACCGCTGGGTCATGGTCGTATCGGGCGGCGACCATATCCGGTTCTTCACTTCGAAGAATCTGACCGACTGGACGCTGACGGACAATTTCGGCTACGGCGATTACGTGCGCGGCGGAGTCTGGGAATGTCCCGACCTGTTCCCGCTGCCGGTGGACGGCACCGGCGAGATCCGCTGGGTGCTCATGATCAGCACGGGCGCCAATCCGGCGACCGAAGGCTCGGACGCCGAATATTTCGTCGGGCAGCTGACGGATGACGGCAAATTCGTTAACGATAACGCCGCCGGGCAGGTGCTCAAGACCGATTGGGGCAAAGAGTTCTACGCGTCGTCTTCGTTCGCCGAGGCGCCGGACGGCCGGGTCGTCACGATGGCGTGGATGACGAATTGGGATTATCCGTTCGCTTTCCCGACGATCGGCTGGAAAGGCGTGCTGAGCCTGCCGCGAGAGCTGTCGCTGACCCACACGGCGGAAGGGGTGCGCCTCGTTCAGCGGCCGATCGGCGAATTGGACGGTCTGCGCCGCGAACTGCGCGCGATCGGCGAGACGACCGTATCGGCCGATGCGCCGAATCCGCTGCAGGGATTGTCCGCCGGCGCGTACGAGATCGAAGCCGAGCTTGAGCTGCCTGCGGGCGGGGCGGCGGCGGATTCGTTCGGCTTCCGCGTCCGCGAAGGAGGCGGGCAGCATACGGATATCGCGTATTCCGTAGACGAAAGCAAGCTGTCGGTCGACCGTTCGGCTTCGGGCACGACCGATTTCTCGCCGCTGTTTGACCTGCGCCAGGAGGCCGAACTCCGACCGGACAACGGCACGGTCAAGCTGCGCATCTTCGTGGACGAATCGTCGGTCGAAGTGTTCGCGGGCGACGGACAAGTCGTCTTCTCCGACTTGATCTTCCCGGACGCGGCGCGCCGCGGCATGAGCTTCTACGCCGAGGGCGGCGAAGTGCGGATCCGTTCGCTGAACGTCTACGCGCTCGATTCGGTCTGGACCAAGCAGGCCGGCGACGAACTCGTGCTCGACACGGCGCAGGTGGATATGGGGCTGAACGAAGTCCGCACCCTGTCGGCCGCTGCGCGCACGTCTTCGTCCGCCGAAGCGCCTCTGAACTGGAGCAGTTCCGACCCTTCGGTCTTGTCGGTGACGGCGGGGCCGGATGGATCGGCCGTGCTTCGCTCCGTCGCTCCGGGCGAAGCGGCGGTGACGGTGTCGGCTCCAAGCGGAGCGGCTGCAAGTGTCACCGTCGTCGTGCACGGAGGCGAGTTCGCGACGAATCTCGGCCCGTTGAAGCATGCTCCGTCGGCGGCAGCGTGGATCGTCGCGGAAGACGGCCTGCGCGGCAGTTACAGCGGCGATACGACGGCCATGTCCAAGCGGACCGCGGGCGACTTCATATATGAAGCGACCGTGAAGCTGGGTGACGGAGGCGGCGCGGCTTCGCTGCTGTTTCGCGCGGACGCCGCCGGCGGCAGCGGCTATTATCTCAATCTGGACCCGAACATGGACGCGGTCCGGCTGTTCTACAAGATCAACGGCAGCTTCGCGGAGCGGCAGGTGCTCGGCAGCTTCCCGGCCCCGATCGTGTCCGGGGGGACGTATGCCCTCAAAGTCCAGGCCAAAGGCCCGCGTATCCGCGCCTGGCTGGACGGCCAGCCGGTGCTCGACGTGCAGGACGGCACGTTTGCGAGCGGACAGGTCGGCCTGCACGCTTTTGGCGGCCGGGCTTCGTTCCAGAACGCGCGCCTTACGCGCACTTCGGCCGCCAAGCTGGACCGTTTCGCGCTGATCAACCGCGAATCCGCTCTGGCGCTTGCGCCGGCGGGCGCCGCCCGCGGTTCGGCCGTCGGGCTCCAGCAGTCGGAGCCGAAGACCGCTCCGCTCTGGACAGCCGTGCCGACCGGCGACGCCGCAGGCTCGGTATCGCTGCGCACGCCCGCCGGCCAGGCGCTCGATCTCGATATCGGGCGCGGCACGCTGCAGCTATACGATTATCTCGGTTACGACAACCAGCGCTGGATCGTTCGCAAAAAAGGCGGACAGACCTTCCTGCTGAACGCGGCGAACGGCCTGGCGCTCACCTCGGGCAGCGGCGGCAAGCCGATTCTGACCGAATACGACCCGGACAATCGGGCGCAGCAGTGGAAGTTCAAAAAGTGA
- a CDS encoding carbohydrate ABC transporter permease, with protein MTVKNTPFDRFLLVLNGLFLTLAVLVVVVPFVYIIVASFMDPTVLLNRGLSLNPSDWSLEGYRKILSNNAMIRGFFNSLLYAGAFAIFTVLVSVCAGYALADDTLAGRKLVMTLFLITMFFGGGLIPTYLLIRQLGMLDTPWALIIPGAVNVWNIILARTFFKSIPKELKEAANVDGASELKIFMRIVIPLSKPIMFVLALYAFVGQWNSYFDAMIYLENSRLFPLQLVLRSILIQNQAAPGMIGDQQAMAELKRLSEMIKYSSIVVSSLPLIVMYPFFQKYFEKGVMVGSLK; from the coding sequence ATGACTGTCAAAAATACGCCGTTCGACCGGTTTCTGCTCGTCTTGAACGGATTGTTCCTCACGCTGGCCGTACTGGTCGTCGTCGTCCCGTTCGTCTATATCATCGTCGCTTCGTTCATGGACCCGACCGTGCTGCTCAATCGGGGGCTGTCGCTGAACCCGTCCGATTGGAGCCTGGAAGGGTATCGCAAAATTTTGAGCAACAACGCCATGATCCGCGGCTTCTTCAACTCGCTGCTGTATGCCGGCGCGTTCGCGATCTTCACCGTGCTCGTCTCGGTCTGCGCGGGCTATGCGCTGGCCGACGATACGCTTGCCGGACGCAAGCTCGTCATGACGCTGTTCCTGATCACGATGTTCTTCGGCGGGGGGCTCATTCCGACCTACCTGCTGATCCGTCAGCTCGGCATGCTCGACACGCCGTGGGCGCTCATCATTCCCGGGGCGGTCAACGTGTGGAACATCATTCTGGCCCGGACGTTTTTCAAAAGCATTCCCAAAGAACTCAAAGAAGCCGCGAACGTCGACGGCGCTTCCGAATTGAAGATCTTCATGCGCATCGTCATTCCGCTCTCCAAGCCGATCATGTTCGTGCTCGCGCTGTACGCGTTCGTGGGGCAGTGGAATTCGTACTTCGACGCCATGATCTATCTGGAAAACTCCAGGTTGTTCCCGCTTCAGCTCGTGCTGCGTTCGATTCTGATCCAGAACCAGGCGGCGCCCGGCATGATCGGCGACCAGCAGGCGATGGCGGAACTGAAACGACTGTCGGAGATGATCAAATATTCGTCTATCGTCGTCTCCAGCCTGCCGCTGATCGTCATGTATCCGTTTTTCCAGAAATATTTTGAAAAAGGCGTCATGGTCGGTTCCCTCAAATAA
- a CDS encoding ABC transporter substrate-binding protein, producing MKKLRLPHWKKALSASALSTVLLVTACGGGSSEPQQTADGKPILRVLTSSSPLAPADPNEKLLVKRLEEKTGVHIDWTSYTSDVFAEKRNLAMASGDLPDAIFAAEYSDYDLLKLAKDGAIVPLEDVIDQQMPNFKKVLDEHPEYRSMITAPDGHIYAFPWIEELGSGKERIQSVDDMPWINVEWLKKLGLEMPKTTGELKDVLTAFKTQDPNGNGKADEIPLSFIDKPGGENLTFLFAAFGLGENPEHLVVTDEGKVVFTGTEPGYKDAVNYVYDLYKNKLVDIESFQQDWNTYVAKGKDDRYGLYFTWDKANITGMNDKYDLMPPVAGPSGEVNVTRNNGMGFFRGSMVVTSTNKQLDTTAKWVDQLYDPIQSVQNNWGTYGDETQQNIFEFDEAKKMLKHLPLEGSAPVELRQKTSIGGPLAILDEYFGKYTTMPDDAKWRMDLMEKVLVPHMKAENTYPNVFFSIEELDRLSTIEADLFPYMLRKRTEWYQNGKADSEWDAYLAELDRLGLQEWLKIRQDGYDRSVVKS from the coding sequence ATGAAAAAGCTTCGTCTGCCGCATTGGAAAAAAGCGCTCTCCGCGTCCGCCCTGTCTACCGTGCTGCTCGTGACCGCCTGCGGAGGCGGTTCGTCCGAGCCGCAGCAGACCGCCGACGGCAAACCGATTTTGCGCGTGCTGACGTCGAGTTCCCCGCTCGCTCCGGCCGATCCGAACGAGAAACTTCTCGTCAAGCGGCTGGAAGAGAAGACCGGCGTGCATATCGACTGGACCAGCTACACAAGCGACGTGTTCGCGGAGAAGCGCAATCTGGCGATGGCCAGCGGCGATCTGCCGGATGCCATTTTCGCCGCGGAGTACAGCGATTACGACCTGCTCAAGCTGGCCAAGGACGGAGCGATCGTGCCGCTGGAAGACGTGATCGACCAGCAGATGCCGAATTTCAAAAAAGTGCTCGACGAACACCCGGAATATCGCTCGATGATTACCGCGCCGGACGGCCATATCTACGCGTTCCCGTGGATCGAGGAATTGGGTTCGGGCAAAGAGCGTATCCAGTCGGTCGACGATATGCCGTGGATCAACGTGGAATGGCTGAAGAAACTGGGACTTGAGATGCCGAAGACGACGGGCGAACTCAAAGACGTGCTGACCGCGTTCAAGACGCAGGACCCGAACGGCAACGGCAAAGCCGACGAGATCCCGCTGTCGTTTATCGACAAGCCGGGCGGCGAGAACCTGACGTTCCTGTTCGCCGCGTTCGGCCTGGGCGAAAATCCCGAGCATCTGGTCGTGACCGACGAAGGCAAAGTGGTGTTCACCGGCACGGAGCCCGGCTACAAAGACGCGGTCAATTACGTGTACGATCTGTACAAAAACAAGCTGGTCGATATCGAATCGTTCCAGCAGGACTGGAACACGTACGTCGCCAAAGGCAAAGACGACCGTTACGGCCTGTATTTCACATGGGACAAAGCGAACATTACCGGCATGAACGACAAATACGACCTGATGCCTCCGGTTGCCGGACCGAGCGGCGAAGTCAACGTCACGCGCAATAACGGCATGGGCTTTTTCCGCGGCTCGATGGTCGTGACCAGCACGAACAAGCAGTTGGACACGACGGCGAAATGGGTCGATCAGCTCTACGATCCGATCCAATCCGTGCAGAACAACTGGGGCACTTACGGCGACGAGACCCAGCAGAACATTTTCGAATTCGACGAAGCCAAAAAAATGCTGAAGCATCTGCCGCTCGAAGGCTCCGCGCCGGTCGAACTGCGCCAGAAGACGAGCATCGGCGGACCGCTCGCGATTCTCGACGAATACTTCGGCAAGTACACGACGATGCCGGACGACGCCAAATGGCGGATGGACCTGATGGAGAAAGTGCTCGTTCCGCATATGAAGGCGGAGAACACGTACCCGAACGTCTTTTTCAGTATCGAAGAACTGGACCGGCTCTCCACGATCGAAGCCGACCTCTTCCCGTACATGCTGCGCAAACGCACGGAATGGTACCAGAACGGCAAAGCCGACAGCGAATGGGACGCCTACCTGGCGGAACTCGATCGGCTCGGCCTGCAGGAATGGCTCAAGATTCGGCAGGACGGCTACGATCGCAGCGTCGTGAAGTCCTGA
- a CDS encoding ROK family protein, with protein sequence MIGRDNEQTPHLGDSVLDSALDSVPVGAIEAGGTKFVCGIGSVDGEIHDRISFPTGPPEETLAQAIDYFAGRGVQAIGVGSFGPIDLRAGSAKYGFVTTTPKVGWANFDFLGTLRRSFDVPYGWDTDVNAAAYGEAIWGAARGLDSCVYYTIGTGVGVGVYAEGRLLHGLLHPEGGHLRLRRHPDDTFAGCCPYHGDCLEGMAAGPALQARWGVPGHELAADHPAWEIEAHYIAESIAAAVLLLSPRRIILGGGVMQQEHLLPLIRQRAAASLNGYVAASELAEGLGEYIVAPGLGTQSGLRGALALGIRALEQSRSGLGDSSLSGI encoded by the coding sequence ATGATCGGGAGAGATAACGAACAGACGCCGCATCTCGGCGATTCCGTATTGGATTCCGCACTGGATTCCGTACCGGTTGGGGCGATCGAAGCCGGCGGCACGAAGTTCGTCTGCGGCATCGGAAGTGTGGACGGCGAGATTCACGACCGGATCAGCTTCCCGACCGGTCCGCCGGAAGAGACGCTTGCGCAGGCGATCGATTATTTCGCCGGCCGCGGCGTGCAGGCGATCGGGGTCGGCTCGTTCGGACCGATCGATCTGCGCGCGGGCAGCGCCAAGTACGGGTTCGTCACGACGACGCCCAAAGTGGGCTGGGCGAACTTCGACTTTCTCGGCACGCTGCGCCGCTCCTTCGACGTGCCGTACGGCTGGGATACCGACGTGAACGCTGCCGCCTACGGCGAAGCGATCTGGGGCGCCGCGCGCGGCCTGGACAGCTGCGTGTATTACACGATCGGCACGGGCGTCGGTGTAGGCGTGTATGCCGAAGGGCGGCTGCTGCACGGCCTTCTGCATCCCGAAGGCGGGCACCTGCGGCTGCGCCGGCACCCGGACGATACGTTCGCCGGCTGCTGCCCGTACCACGGCGACTGCCTGGAAGGAATGGCGGCCGGTCCCGCGCTTCAGGCGCGCTGGGGCGTTCCCGGACATGAACTGGCCGCGGATCATCCCGCGTGGGAGATCGAAGCGCATTATATCGCCGAGTCGATCGCGGCGGCCGTTCTGCTGCTGTCGCCGCGCCGGATCATTCTCGGCGGGGGCGTCATGCAGCAGGAGCATCTGCTGCCGCTGATCCGGCAGCGCGCGGCGGCGAGCCTGAACGGCTACGTCGCGGCGTCGGAACTTGCCGAAGGGCTGGGCGAGTATATCGTCGCGCCGGGACTCGGCACGCAGTCCGGCCTGCGCGGCGCGCTGGCGCTGGGCATCCGGGCGCTGGAACAGTCCCGGTCCGGGCTCGGAGATTCAAGTCTGTCCGGCATTTAA
- a CDS encoding zinc-ribbon domain-containing protein, with product MYCTKCGAKQPEDAAYCAACGTRLIKQEPQPAAPPAPTQVQAATESTPERTAQPTPDPALQPVSKPTPESAEQPAASEPTSQPTSRSTPEPAAPPVSAPAAQAASEPTLNLGSPPSSEPVLNPAAPPSSEPAPAPAAPPSSAPRLESMQPTAGELPSVLLTRSDPPGSGSGYRYPEPKPTFAARYGSLLALLSLIVLVAGGWYGWNQYRAGIDRQAAQLEALAGELARGGDYSAALDRLAEAAELRPEDASIAADAESLHAALRAQGELEQVAARLDGGDLEASEQSLNELEAELGTRPSELLQRERDAAAAQRGRLELLRAEQQLEASDDAEALITLLGGVGEADTAEARDMRERIVDKIVSVSSAQAESMLREHNYSSAAAIVETALGYASANTALLELNGRIETEERAAEERREADKAEAEEQRRAEEEARVAAEAAAQAAAENQAAQQAAAQDQAEYTVQAFYDELSGWNYGGAYALLGSRWQKGTGYADFANGYTNTLSVVINSIDSAPVDGNTEVTIFITAEEITDAGTVYSTYRSVYQVGYENGIMKILSGKGEKLS from the coding sequence ATGTACTGCACGAAATGCGGAGCGAAGCAGCCGGAAGACGCGGCGTATTGTGCCGCCTGCGGCACGCGCCTGATCAAGCAGGAGCCGCAGCCGGCTGCACCGCCGGCTCCAACGCAGGTCCAGGCGGCGACCGAATCGACGCCGGAACGAACGGCCCAACCAACGCCTGACCCGGCCTTGCAGCCGGTCTCCAAACCAACGCCCGAATCGGCCGAACAGCCGGCGGCTTCGGAACCGACATCCCAACCAACGTCCCGGTCAACGCCGGAACCGGCTGCCCCGCCAGTCTCTGCTCCGGCCGCCCAAGCGGCCTCTGAGCCGACTCTCAATCTCGGCTCCCCGCCGTCCTCCGAGCCGGTCCTCAACCCGGCCGCCCCGCCGTCCTCCGAGCCGGCCCCCGCTCCGGCCGCCCCGCCGTCCTCCGCCCCCCGGCTCGAGTCGATGCAGCCGACCGCCGGCGAACTGCCGTCGGTGCTGCTGACGCGCAGCGATCCGCCCGGCAGCGGAAGCGGCTACCGCTATCCCGAACCGAAGCCGACGTTCGCGGCACGCTACGGTTCGCTGCTTGCGCTGCTCAGCCTGATCGTGCTCGTGGCCGGCGGTTGGTACGGCTGGAACCAGTACCGGGCCGGCATCGACCGGCAGGCCGCGCAGCTCGAAGCGCTGGCGGGCGAACTGGCGCGGGGCGGCGATTATTCCGCCGCGCTGGATCGGCTCGCGGAAGCCGCCGAGCTGCGCCCCGAAGACGCGTCGATCGCCGCGGATGCGGAATCGCTCCATGCGGCGCTTCGCGCGCAGGGCGAGCTGGAGCAGGTCGCCGCCCGGCTGGACGGCGGTGACCTGGAGGCATCGGAGCAGAGCCTGAACGAGCTCGAAGCGGAGCTTGGCACACGCCCGAGCGAACTGCTCCAGCGCGAGCGGGACGCCGCCGCCGCGCAGCGCGGCCGGCTGGAACTGCTGCGCGCCGAGCAGCAGCTTGAAGCGTCGGATGACGCGGAAGCGCTGATTACGCTGCTCGGCGGCGTCGGAGAAGCGGATACCGCCGAAGCACGCGATATGCGCGAGCGGATCGTCGACAAGATCGTCTCCGTCAGTTCCGCGCAGGCGGAGAGCATGCTGCGGGAACACAATTACTCTTCCGCTGCCGCAATCGTGGAGACGGCGCTCGGGTACGCGTCGGCGAATACCGCGCTGCTCGAACTGAACGGCCGGATCGAGACCGAAGAACGGGCCGCGGAGGAGCGCCGCGAGGCGGACAAAGCGGAAGCCGAAGAGCAGCGCCGCGCGGAAGAAGAAGCGAGGGTGGCGGCCGAAGCGGCTGCGCAAGCGGCAGCGGAGAATCAGGCCGCCCAGCAGGCAGCGGCGCAGGATCAGGCGGAATATACGGTGCAGGCTTTTTACGACGAGCTGTCGGGCTGGAATTACGGCGGAGCGTACGCGCTGCTGGGCAGTCGTTGGCAAAAAGGGACCGGTTATGCGGATTTCGCGAACGGTTATACGAATACGCTCTCCGTCGTGATCAATTCGATCGATTCGGCGCCGGTCGACGGCAATACGGAAGTGACGATCTTCATCACCGCCGAAGAAATCACGGACGCGGGGACGGTGTACTCCACGTATCGGTCCGTGTACCAGGTCGGCTACGAGAACGGCATCATGAAAATTTTGAGCGGCAAAGGCGAAAAGTTGTCCTGA